From Populus trichocarpa isolate Nisqually-1 chromosome 19, P.trichocarpa_v4.1, whole genome shotgun sequence, a single genomic window includes:
- the LOC7467451 gene encoding laccase-14 produces the protein MGISRLGFIAGLIWFMAMDWQGLCMAQSNVHRYNFVLQNAQFTRLCETKTMLTVNGSFPGPTIHARRGDTIYVNVHNEGDYGVTIHWHGVKQPRNPWSDGPENITQCPIQPGKNFTYEIILSDEEGTLWWHAHSDWTRATVHGAIVISPARGTTYPFPAPYAEQTIIIGSWFKGDVKAVIDDALATGGGPAISNSLTINGQPGDKYPCSEENTYRLMVNSGRTYLLRVINAVMNEEQFFGIAGHSLTVVGQDAAYIKPITTNYIMITPGQTMDILVTANRPRSYYYIASHSFADGAGIAFDNTTTTAIFQYNGNYGRPSSIPLPVLPIFNDTAAAENYTSRVRGLASRDHPVNVPQTVNRRLYITIALNRLPCTEATCTGPNRLFASMNNVSFAAKPIDILQAYYRSINGVFDADFPSEPQKYFNFTGNVTSINVATARGTKVTMLNYGEAVEIVFQGTNLLAEMNHPIHLHGFSFYLVGHGKGNFNNETDPKSYNLIDPPEINTVALPRSGWAAIRFVANNPGVWFIHCHLEKHSSWGMDTVLIVRNGRTRAQSMRPPPATLPSCS, from the exons ATGGGGATAAGCAGGTTGGGTTTTATCGCAGGGCTGATATGGTTTATGGCCATGGATTGGCAGGGCCTTTGCATGGCTCAAAGCAATGTTCACCGCTATAATTTTGTT CTACAAAATGCCCAGTTTACAAGACTGTGCGAGACAAAGACTATGCTTACTGTAAATGGAAGTTTTCCAGGGCCAACAATACATGCTCGTAGAGGCGATACAATTTATGTCAATGTGCACAATGAAGGAGATTACGGTGTCACGATTCATTG GCATGGAGTGAAGCAGCCAAGAAATCCATGGTCTGATGGCCCCGAAAATATCACACAGTGCCCAATTCAGCCAGGAAAAAACTTCACATACGAGATCATATTATCTGATGAAGAAGGAACTCTGTGGTGGCATGCACATAGCGACTGGACTCGAGCCACAGTCCATGGTGCCATTGTCATCTCGCCGGCTCGTGGAACCACCTATCCGTTTCCCGCACCTTATGCAGaacaaacaattattattg GATCTTGGTTTAAGGGTGATGTGAAGGCGGTGATTGACGATGCTCTTGCAACTGGTGGTGGACCTGCAATATCCAACAGTCTTACCATCAATGGCCAGCCAGGAGATAAATATCCATGCTCCGAAG AAAACACATACCGTTTGATGGTTAATTCTGGCAGGACTTACCTTCTGCGAGTCATAAATGCCGTGATGAACGAAGAACAATTCTTCGGAATTGCGGGCCATAGCCTCACAGTTGTTGGACAAGATGCGGCGTACATAAAACCCATAACCACCAACTATATAATGATCACCCCAGGACAAACAATGGACATTTTGGTCACAGCAAATCGGCCTCGAAGCTATTATTACATTGCTTCTCACTCTTTTGCTGATGGTGCTGGGATTGCATTTGACAACACCACTACTACAGCTATTTTCCAATATAATGGCAACTATGGCCGCCCATCATCTATTCCACTCCCAGTCCTCCCAATATTTAATGATACTGCAGCTGCAGAAAACTACACCAGTCGTGTCAGGGGTTTAGCTAGCAGAGACCACCCTGTTAATGTCCCTCAAACAGTTAACCGACGTCTTTATATTACAATTGCTTTGAATCGTTTGCCTTGCACCGAGGCAACATGCACAGGACCAAATCGGTTATTTGCAAGCATGAACAACGTCAGTTTTGCAGCTAAGCCAATTGATATATTGCAAGCCTACTATAGAAGTATCAATGGTGTTTTCGACGCAGATTTCCCAAGTGAGCCACAAAAGTATTTCAACTTCACAGGAAATGTGACGAGCATTAATGTCGCTACGGCCAGAGGGACAAAGGTGACGATGTTGAATTATGGAGAAGCAGTTGAGATAGTCTTCCAAGGGACTAATTTGTTAGCTGAGATGAACCATCCTATCCATCTACATGGATTTAGTTTCTACTTGGTTGGTCATGGAAAGGGTAATTTCAACAACGAGACTGATCCCAAGTCTTACAATTTGATCGATCCTCCTGAAATCAACACTGTTGCACTTCCTCGGAGCGGGTGGGCTGCCATCAGATTTGTCGCCAACAATCCTG GGGTGTGGTTCATCCATTGTCACTTGGAAAAGCACTCAAGCTGGGGCATGGACACAGTTCTCATCGTGAGGAACGGCAGAACAAGGGCACAAAGTATGCGCCCTCCTCCGGCGACCCTGCCATCTTGCTCCTAG
- the LOC18108487 gene encoding laccase-14 — protein sequence MGISRLGFIAGLIWFMAMDWQGLCMAQSSVHRYNFVLQNAQFTRLCETKTMLTVNGSFPGPTIHARRGDTIYVNVHNEGDYGVTIHWHGVKQPRNPWSDGPENITQCPIQPGKNFTYEIILSDEEGTLWWHAHSDWTRATVHGAIVISPARGTTYPFPAPYAEQTIIIGSWFKRDVKAVIDEVLATGVGPAPSNSLTINGQPGDLYPCSEENTYRLKVNSGRTYLLRVINAVMNEEQFFGIAGHSLTVVGQDAAYIKPITTNYIMITPGQTMDILVTANQPPSYYYIASYSFSDGAGVAFDETTTTAIFQYNGNYSRPSAIPLPVLPVFNDTAAAENYTSRVRGLASRDHPVNVPQTINRRLYIAIALNNLSCTEATCINSTRLAASMNNVSFAAKPIDILQAYYRSINGVFDADFPSEPQKYFNFTGNVTSINVITARGTKVTMLNYGEAVEIVFQGTNLLAEMNHPIHLHGFSFYLVGHGKGNFNNETDPKSYNLIDPPEINTVALPRSGWAAIRFVANNPGVWFIHCHLEKHSSWGMDTVLIVRNGRTREQSMRPPPATLPSCS from the exons ATGGGGATAAGCAGGTTGGGTTTTATCGCGGGGCTGATATGGTTTATGGCCATGGATTGGCAGGGCCTTTGCATGGCTCAAAGCAGTGTTCACCGCTATAATTTTGTT CTACAAAATGCCCAGTTTACAAGACTGTGCGAGACAAAGACTATGCTTACTGTAAATGGAAGTTTTCCAGGGCCAACAATACATGCTCGTAGAGGCGATACAATTTATGTCAATGTGCACAATGAAGGAGATTACGGTGTCACGATTCATTG GCATGGAGTGAAGCAGCCAAGAAATCCATGGTCTGATGGCCCCGAAAATATCACACAGTGCCCAATTCAGCCAGGAAAAAACTTCACATACGAGATCATATTATCTGATGAAGAAGGAACTCTGTGGTGGCATGCACATAGCGACTGGACTCGAGCCACAGTCCATGGTGCCATTGTCATCTCGCCGGCTCGTGGAACCACCTATCCGTTTCCCGCACCTTATGCAGaacaaacaattattattg GATCTTGGTTTAAGCGTGATGTGAAGGCGGTGATTGACGAAGTTCTTGCAACTGGTGTTGGACCTGCACCATCCAATAGTCTTACCATCAATGGCCAGCCAGGAGATCTATATCCATGCTCCGAAG AAAACACATACCGTTTGAAGGTTAATTCTGGCAGGACTTACCTTCTGCGAGTCATAAATGCCGTGATGAACGAAGAACAATTCTTCGGAATTGCGGGCCATAGCCTCACAGTTGTTGGACAAGATGCGGCGTACATAAAACCCATAACCACCAACTATATAATGATCACCCCAGGACAAACAATGGACATTTTGGTCACAGCAAATCAGCCTCCAAGCTATTATTACATTGCTTCTTACTCCTTTTCTGATGGTGCTGGGGTTGCATTTGACGAAACCACTACTACAGCTATTTTCCAATATAATGGCAACTATAGCCGCCCTTCAGCTATTCCACTCCCAGTCCTCCCAGTATTTAATGATACTGCAGCTGCAGAAAACTACACCAGTCGTGTCAGGGGTTTAGCTAGCAGAGACCACCCGGTTAATGTCCCTCAAACAATTAACCGACGTCTTTATATTGCAATTGCTTTGAATAATTTGTCTTGCACCGAGGCAACATGTATTAATTCAACTCGGTTAGCTGCAAGCATGAACAACGTCAGTTTTGCAGCTAAGCCAATTGATATATTGCAAGCCTACTATAGAAGTATCAATGGTGTTTTCGACGCAGATTTCCCAAGTGAGCCACAAAAGTATTTCAACTTCACAGGAAATGTGACGAGCATTAATGTCATTACGGCCAGAGGGACAAAGGTGACGATGTTGAATTATGGAGAAGCAGTTGAGATAGTCTTTCAAGGGACTAATTTGTTAGCTGAGATGAACCATCCTATCCATCTACATGGATTTAGTTTCTACTTGGTTGGTCATGGAAAGGGTAATTTCAACAACGAGACTGATCCCAAGTCTTACAATTTGATCGATCCTCCTGAAATCAACACTGTTGCACTTCCTCGGAGCGGGTGGGCTGCCATCAGATTTGTCGCCAACAATCCTG GGGTGTGGTTCATCCATTGTCACTTGGAAAAGCACTCAAGCTGGGGCATGGACACAGTTCTCATCGTGAGGAACGGCAGAACAAGGGAACAAAGTATGCGCCCTCCTCCGGCGACCCTGCCATCTTGCTCCTAG
- the LOC7494592 gene encoding laccase-14 codes for MGISRLGFIAGLIWFMAMDWQGLCMAQSNVHRYNFVLQNAQFTRLCETKTMLTVNGSFPGPTIHARRGDTIYVNVHNEGDYGVTIHWHGVKQPRNPWSDGPENITQCPIQPGKNFTYEIILSDEEGTLWWHAHSDWTRATVHGAIVISPARGTTYPFPAPYAEQTIIIGSWFKGDVKAVIDEALATGAGPAISNSLTINGQPGDLYPCSEENTYRLKVNSGRTYLLRVINAVMNEEQFFGIAGHSLTVVGQDAAYIKPITTNYIMITPGQTMDILVTANQPRSYYYIASYSFSDGAMVAFDETTTTAIFQYNGNYSRPSAIPLPVLPVFNDSAAAENYTSRVRGLASRDHPVNVPQTINRRLYITIALNYLPCTEATCINSTRLAASMNNVSFAAKPIDILQAYYRSINGVFDADFPREPQKYFNFTGNMTSINVATARGTKVTMLNYGEAVEIVFQGTNLLAEMNHPIHLHGFSFYLVGHGKGNFNNETDPKSYNLIDPPEINTVALPRSGWAAIRFVANNPGVWFIHCHLEKHSSWGMDTVLIVRNGRTRAQSMRPPPATLPSCS; via the exons ATGGGGATAAGCAGGTTGGGTTTTATCGCAGGGCTGATATGGTTTATGGCCATGGATTGGCAGGGCCTTTGCATGGCTCAAAGCAATGTTCACCGCTATAATTTTGTT CTACAAAATGCCCAGTTTACAAGACTGTGCGAGACAAAGACCATGCTTACTGTAAATGGAAGTTTTCCAGGGCCAACAATACATGCTCGTAGAGGCGATACAATTTATGTCAATGTGCACAATGAAGGAGATTACGGTGTCACGATTCATTG GCATGGAGTGAAGCAACCAAGAAATCCATGGTCTGATGGCCCCGAAAATATCACACAGTGCCCAATTCAGCCAGGAAAAAACTTCACATACGAGATCATATTATCTGATGAAGAAGGAACTCTGTGGTGGCATGCACATAGCGACTGGACTCGAGCCACAGTCCATGGTGCCATTGTCATCTCGCCGGCTCGTGGAACCACCTATCCGTTTCCCGCACCTTATGCAGaacaaacaattattattg GATCTTGGTTTAAGGGTGATGTGAAGGCGGTGATTGACGAAGCTCTTGCAACTGGTGCTGGACCTGCAATATCCAACAGTCTTACCATCAATGGCCAGCCAGGAGATCTATATCCATGCTCCGAAG AAAACACATACCGTTTGAAGGTTAATTCTGGCAGGACTTACCTTCTGCGAGTCATAAATGCCGTGATGAACGAAGAACAATTCTTCGGAATTGCGGGCCATAGCCTCACAGTTGTTGGACAAGATGCGGCGTACATAAAACCCATAACCACCAACTATATAATGATCACCCCAGGACAAACAATGGACATTTTGGTCACAGCAAATCAGCCTCGAAGCTATTATTACATTGCTTCTTACTCCTTTTCTGATGGTGCTATGGTTGCATTTGACGAAACCACTACTACAGCTATTTTCCAATATAATGGCAACTATAGCCGCCCTTCAGCTATTCCACTCCCAGTCCTCCCAGTATTTAATGATTCTGCAGCTGCAGAAAACTACACCAGTCGTGTCAGGGGTTTAGCTAGCAGAGACCACCCTGTTAATGTCCCTCAAACAATTAACCGACGTCTTTATATTACAATTGCTTTGAATTATTTGCCTTGCACCGAGGCAACATGTATTAATTCAACTCGGTTAGCTGCAAGCATGAACAACGTCAGTTTTGCAGCTAAGCCAATTGATATATTGCAAGCCTACTATAGAAGTATCAATGGTGTTTTCGACGCAGATTTCCCGAGGGAGCCACAAAAGTATTTCAACTTCACTGGAAATATGACGAGTATTAATGTCGCTACGGCCAGAGGGACAAAGGTGACGATGTTGAATTATGGAGAAGCAGTTGAGATAGTCTTTCAAGGGACTAATTTGTTAGCTGAGATGAACCATCCTATCCATCTACATGGATTTAGTTTCTACTTGGTTGGTCATGGAAAGGGTAATTTCAACAACGAGACTGATCCCAAGTCTTACAATTTGATCGATCCTCCTGAAATCAACACTGTTGCACTTCCTCGGAGCGGGTGGGCTGCCATCAGATTTGTCGCCAACAATCCTG GGGTGTGGTTCATCCATTGTCACTTGGAAAAGCACTCAAGCTGGGGCATGGACACAGTTCTCATCGTGAGGAACGGCAGAACAAGGGCACAAAGTATGCGCCCTCCTCCGGCGACCCTGCCATCTTGCTCCTAG
- the LOC7494593 gene encoding transcription factor bHLH30, producing the protein MEPCSWNSTRVQASDFEGMSDGFLVNTGLQAKTRTGPSSTSSLVLDNERGELVEATVRMERKGVAAERSIAALKNHSEAEKKRRARINAHLDTLRSLVPGTRKMDKASLLAEVIAHLKELKRQATEASEGLLMPLDIDEVRVEQQEDGLLSAPYVIRASICCDCKPGILSDLRQALDALHLIIMKAEIATLEGRMKNVFVMSSCKEGDSGDAKVHQFLAGSIHQAFRSILDKFSASQEFLLKSTLSNKRRRVDSFKPSLSSSSGDLW; encoded by the exons ATGGAACCTTGTTCTTGGAACTCAACAAGGGTGCAAGCCTCTGATTTTGAAGGAATGAGTGATGGGTTTTTGGTGAATACTGGTTTACAAGCCAAAACAAGAACTGGGCCATCTTCAACTTCCTCTTTGGTTTTGGATAATGAAAGGGGAGAGCTTGTGGAGGCTACTGTGAGAATGGAGAGGAAAGGGGTGGCGGCTGAGAGAAGCATTGCCGCTTTAAAGAATCATAGTGAAGCTGAGAAGAAGCGTAGAGCGAGGATTAATGCACATCTTGACACACTTAGGAGCCTAGTACCTGGTACTAGGAAG ATGGACAAGGCATCGTTGCTTGCTGAAGTTATAGCTCACCTAAAGGAGCTGAAGAGGCAGGCAACAGAAGCTAGTGAAGGTCTTCTCATGCCATTGGATATTGATGAAGTGAGAGTTGAACAGCAAGAGGATGGTTTGCTCAGTGCCCCTTATGTAATCAGGGCATCTATATGTTGTGATTGCAAGCCTGGAATTCTGTCTGATTTAAGACAAGCACTTGATGCTCTCCATCTAATAATAATGAAGGCAGAGATTGCGACTTTGGAAGGCAGGATGAAGAATGTTTTTGTGATGAGCAGCTGCAAAGAAGGGGATAGTGGTGATGCTAAAGTACACCAGTTTCTTGCTGGCTCCATCCACCAGGCATTTAGATCCATACTAGACAAATTTTCTGCCTCACAAGAATTCTTATTAAAATCCACACTTTCGAACAAGAGGAGAAGGGTTGACTCATTCAAACCGTCCTTGTCATCTTCTTCAGGAGATCTCTGGTGA